A stretch of Helicobacter pylori DNA encodes these proteins:
- the queC gene encoding 7-cyano-7-deazaguanine synthase QueC gives MEQEICVIGFSGGQDSTTLAVWAKKRFKKVCLVGFDYAQKHSVELECAQKIASLLQLPYEIISLDFLENITHSALFKNSNDLIGHSHVQNKDLPNSFVPNRNAIFITLLHSYAQKLGASNIALGVSQADFSGYPDCKEDFIKSIEHALNLGSNTAIKIVTPLMFLNKAQEFQMAKDLGVLDLVIKETHTCYQGERKILHAYGYGCDKCPACQLRKKGYEEFESNKK, from the coding sequence ATGGAACAAGAAATTTGCGTGATCGGTTTTAGCGGCGGGCAAGACAGCACCACTTTAGCCGTATGGGCGAAAAAGCGTTTTAAAAAAGTCTGTTTAGTGGGGTTTGATTACGCGCAAAAACACTCTGTGGAATTAGAATGCGCTCAAAAAATCGCTTCTCTTTTGCAACTCCCTTATGAAATCATTTCGTTAGATTTTTTAGAGAATATTACCCACTCCGCACTTTTTAAAAACTCTAACGATTTAATAGGGCATTCGCATGTGCAAAATAAAGATTTACCCAACTCTTTTGTGCCTAATCGTAACGCTATTTTTATCACCCTTTTGCATTCTTACGCGCAAAAACTAGGGGCTAGTAACATCGCTTTAGGGGTTTCGCAAGCGGATTTTAGCGGCTATCCGGATTGTAAAGAAGATTTTATTAAAAGCATCGAGCATGCCCTAAATTTAGGATCAAACACGGCGATTAAAATTGTAACGCCTTTAATGTTTTTGAATAAAGCGCAAGAATTTCAAATGGCTAAAGATTTGGGCGTCTTAGATTTAGTCATCAAAGAAACGCACACCTGCTACCAAGGAGAGCGAAAGATTTTGCATGCTTATGGCTATGGCTGCGATAAATGCCCAGCATGCCAACTGAGAAAAAAAGGCTATGAAGAGTTTGAATCTAATAAAAAATAA
- a CDS encoding CCA tRNA nucleotidyltransferase, with protein MFELEKELKELFDIYEKSPYELYLVGGCVRDCLMGITPKDYDLTSNALVNESKELLLKRHFRVLETGIKHGTITALKNHQSYEITTFRMEKGHIKHRKPKELVFSTHLTDDLKRRDFSMNAIAYSPTKGLIDPFKGQNAIENQIIECVGGARLRFFEDALRILRSLRFSATLGFKIAASTKEAVFACKDLLKHLSKERLQSELNKLLMGKNAYEVAKEYQEILELVTQETIENLGFLKNAPFNLELRLLGFFKDQKSLENLRYPKKTCVLFTQAKECHKAFLNIHNKTELKFLLKNYDLEPFNLALDFYVLKNPKHALKIKRLLKEIFDSNEPFKKEHLALKGGALQNLGYQHQKIGEILNACLNLVIAHPKNNALEWLIKWVKDHYLPNDAINHSPIGRKN; from the coding sequence GTGTTTGAGTTAGAAAAAGAATTAAAAGAATTGTTTGATATTTATGAAAAATCCCCTTATGAGCTTTACTTGGTAGGGGGGTGCGTGCGCGATTGTTTGATGGGCATTACTCCCAAAGATTACGATTTAACCTCAAACGCTTTAGTCAATGAAAGTAAAGAGCTTCTTTTAAAACGCCATTTTAGGGTGTTAGAAACCGGCATCAAACATGGCACGATCACGGCTCTTAAAAACCATCAAAGTTATGAAATCACAACTTTTAGAATGGAAAAGGGGCATATCAAACACCGAAAGCCTAAAGAATTGGTTTTTAGCACTCATTTAACAGATGATTTAAAGCGGCGCGATTTTAGCATGAATGCGATCGCTTATAGCCCTACAAAAGGGCTGATTGATCCTTTTAAAGGGCAGAATGCGATTGAAAATCAAATAATTGAATGCGTGGGGGGAGCGCGATTAAGGTTTTTTGAAGACGCTTTAAGGATTTTAAGATCGCTGCGATTTAGCGCAACTTTAGGCTTTAAGATAGCAGCAAGCACTAAAGAAGCGGTTTTTGCGTGTAAGGATTTGTTAAAACACCTCTCCAAAGAACGCTTACAAAGTGAATTGAATAAGCTTCTTATGGGGAAAAACGCCTATGAAGTGGCTAAAGAATATCAAGAAATTTTAGAGTTGGTTACTCAAGAAACAATAGAAAATTTAGGGTTTTTAAAAAACGCGCCTTTCAATCTGGAATTAAGATTGTTAGGGTTTTTTAAAGATCAAAAAAGTTTAGAAAATCTACGATACCCTAAAAAAACATGTGTTTTATTTACTCAAGCTAAAGAATGCCATAAAGCTTTTTTAAATATTCATAATAAAACAGAGTTAAAATTTTTATTAAAAAACTACGATTTAGAACCTTTTAATTTGGCTTTAGATTTTTATGTGCTCAAAAACCCCAAACATGCTTTAAAAATTAAAAGATTGTTAAAAGAAATCTTTGATTCTAACGAGCCTTTTAAAAAAGAACATTTAGCCCTTAAGGGCGGTGCACTCCAAAACTTGGGTTATCAGCACCAAAAAATCGGCGAAATTTTAAACGCATGCCTAAATTTAGTCATCGCTCACCCTAAAAACAACGCTTTAGAATGGCTGATAAAATGGGTTAAAGATCATTATTTACCTAATGATGCTATAAATCACTCGCCAATAGGCAGAAAAAATTAA
- a CDS encoding polyketide cyclase, producing the protein MITMNAIQWPEKWIPGETDNFVSNEVIVKGLDFNKVVQHLRDASCWEKYYKNSGNIHMHNQDNTILKDKTRFRFETFGFLIEAQVEEFELKDTILRLAWRGWNEAKGDEYLEAYHAWLVEKLDNDCVRILTQETQLGVPAKALAKSVPNTMLNGHQAWLDGLVAYSR; encoded by the coding sequence ATGATAACGATGAATGCGATTCAATGGCCTGAAAAATGGATTCCAGGAGAGACTGATAATTTTGTGTCCAATGAAGTCATTGTCAAAGGTTTGGATTTTAATAAAGTGGTGCAACACTTAAGAGATGCGTCTTGTTGGGAAAAGTATTACAAAAATTCAGGGAATATCCACATGCATAATCAAGACAATACTATTCTTAAAGACAAGACTCGTTTCCGTTTTGAAACTTTTGGCTTTCTCATTGAAGCGCAAGTGGAAGAGTTTGAATTGAAAGACACCATACTGCGTTTGGCTTGGAGAGGTTGGAATGAAGCTAAAGGCGATGAGTATCTTGAAGCCTATCACGCATGGCTAGTTGAAAAATTAGACAATGATTGTGTGCGTATTTTAACCCAAGAAACTCAGTTAGGAGTCCCTGCTAAAGCTTTAGCGAAATCTGTGCCTAATACGATGCTAAATGGCCATCAAGCTTGGTTAGATGGTTTAGTGGCGTATTCACGCTAA
- a CDS encoding NAD(P)-dependent oxidoreductase, protein MKIGWIGLGAMGTPMAARLCDAGLKVSVYNRTESKAAPLKEKGVAVYTNPIDLAAKVDLIFTMLSDKTAIDAVLAPKFWEQMSEKIVVNMSTIAPLESLSLEKTAQKHQVTYLEAPVSGSVGAAKAGALLILAAGEEEVVAQLKPIFAHLGSQTFYLGKVGQGAGAKLSINSLLAQMGVAYSEALLLAKHLGVDAELFLQIIGQSGMNSPLFQAKKGMWLQDSYPAAFSLKLMLKDIRLANNEAGEAIKLPFLFQAEELYSQAEKSGLGALDMAAVYHYLEKGEH, encoded by the coding sequence ATGAAAATCGGATGGATTGGACTTGGGGCTATGGGGACTCCTATGGCGGCTCGTTTGTGCGATGCAGGTTTAAAAGTATCAGTTTATAACCGAACAGAGAGCAAAGCAGCCCCTTTAAAAGAAAAAGGCGTAGCGGTTTATACTAACCCTATAGATTTGGCCGCTAAAGTTGATCTGATTTTTACCATGCTTTCGGATAAAACGGCGATTGATGCTGTTTTAGCGCCAAAATTTTGGGAACAGATGTCTGAAAAAATCGTGGTGAATATGAGCACCATCGCCCCTTTGGAAAGCTTATCTTTAGAAAAAACCGCTCAAAAGCATCAAGTAACTTACCTTGAAGCGCCCGTTTCAGGATCGGTTGGTGCGGCCAAAGCTGGGGCGTTATTGATTTTGGCAGCCGGTGAAGAAGAGGTGGTTGCTCAACTCAAACCTATTTTTGCACATTTGGGGAGTCAAACTTTTTATTTAGGAAAAGTTGGTCAAGGGGCAGGGGCTAAATTATCCATCAATAGCCTTTTGGCTCAAATGGGGGTTGCTTATTCAGAAGCTTTGTTATTAGCCAAACATTTAGGGGTTGATGCAGAGTTATTTTTACAAATTATTGGCCAATCTGGCATGAATTCGCCTCTCTTTCAAGCTAAAAAAGGCATGTGGCTACAAGATAGCTATCCGGCCGCTTTCAGTTTGAAACTCATGCTCAAGGACATTCGTTTAGCTAACAATGAAGCAGGAGAGGCGATAAAGTTGCCATTCTTATTTCAAGCAGAAGAGCTTTATTCTCAAGCAGAAAAATCCGGTTTAGGTGCATTGGATATGGCAGCCGTTTATCATTATTTAGAAAAAGGAGAACATTAA
- the gltX gene encoding glutamate--tRNA ligase: MLRFAPSPTGDMHIGNLRAAIFNYIVAKQQHKPFLIRIEDTDKERNIEGKDQEILEILKLMGVSWDKLVYQSHNIDYHREMAEKLLKENKAFYCYASAEFLEKEKEKAKNEKRPFRYLDEWAALEKDKCHAPVVRLKAPNHAVSFNDAIKKEVRFEPYELDSFVLLRKDKSPTYNFACACDDLLYEISLIIRGEDHVSNTPKQILIQQALGSNDPIVYAHLPIILDEVSGKKMSKRDEASSVKWLLNQGFLPVAIANYLITIGNKVPKEVFSLDEAIEWFDLENLSNSPAHFNLKYLKHLNHEHLKLLDDEKLLELTSIKDKNLLGLLRLFIEECGTLLELKEKISLFLEPKDIVKTYENEDFKERCLALFNALKSMDFQAYKDFESFKKEAMRLSQLKGKDFFKPLRILLTGNSHGIELPLIFPYIQSHYQEILRLKA, from the coding sequence ATGCTTCGTTTTGCGCCTTCGCCTACAGGGGATATGCACATAGGGAATTTAAGGGCAGCCATTTTCAACTACATTGTGGCCAAACAGCAACATAAACCCTTTCTTATTCGCATTGAAGACACAGACAAAGAGCGTAACATTGAAGGCAAAGACCAGGAAATTTTAGAGATTTTAAAGCTTATGGGGGTAAGTTGGGACAAGCTCGTGTATCAAAGCCATAACATAGATTATCACAGAGAAATGGCGGAAAAATTACTGAAAGAAAATAAAGCGTTTTATTGTTATGCGAGCGCGGAGTTTTTAGAAAAAGAAAAAGAAAAAGCCAAGAATGAAAAACGCCCTTTCAGGTATTTAGACGAGTGGGCGGCTTTAGAAAAAGACAAGTGCCATGCCCCTGTGGTGCGTTTAAAAGCCCCAAATCATGCGGTGTCTTTCAACGATGCGATTAAAAAAGAAGTGAGATTTGAGCCTTATGAATTGGATTCTTTTGTGCTTTTGAGAAAGGATAAAAGCCCTACTTATAATTTCGCTTGTGCATGCGATGATTTGCTCTATGAAATCAGTCTGATCATTAGAGGCGAAGATCATGTGAGTAACACCCCTAAACAAATTTTAATCCAGCAAGCTTTAGGCTCAAACGATCCGATTGTTTATGCACATTTGCCCATTATTTTAGATGAAGTAAGCGGTAAAAAGATGAGCAAAAGAGACGAAGCGTCCAGCGTGAAATGGCTTTTGAATCAAGGGTTTTTACCGGTTGCGATTGCGAATTACCTCATCACTATCGGTAATAAAGTGCCTAAGGAAGTTTTTAGCCTTGATGAAGCGATAGAATGGTTTGATTTAGAAAACCTTTCTAATTCCCCAGCTCATTTTAATTTAAAATATTTAAAACACTTAAACCACGAGCATTTAAAGCTTTTAGACGATGAAAAGTTATTAGAACTCACTTCAATAAAAGATAAAAACCTCCTAGGGCTTTTAAGATTGTTTATAGAAGAATGCGGCACGCTTTTAGAATTGAAAGAAAAAATTTCGTTGTTTTTAGAGCCAAAGGATATTGTTAAAACTTATGAAAATGAAGATTTTAAAGAGCGTTGTTTAGCGCTTTTTAACGCTCTAAAAAGCATGGATTTTCAAGCCTATAAGGATTTTGAAAGTTTTAAAAAAGAAGCCATGCGATTGAGCCAGCTTAAGGGTAAGGATTTTTTCAAACCTTTGCGCATTCTTTTAACCGGGAACTCGCATGGCATTGAGTTGCCTTTGATTTTCCCCTATATCCAAAGCCACTATCAAGAAATTTTAAGGCTAAAAGCATGA
- a CDS encoding YggT family protein, whose amino-acid sequence MIFSTLINAIAVILSSLITIYMWVVIIYSLLGFVQPNPNNPIMQILARLCEPVFYFLRSRFKLVFNGLDFAPLVVVIVLKFLDLTLIQWLFMLAKNL is encoded by the coding sequence ATGATTTTTTCTACCCTTATCAATGCGATAGCGGTGATTTTAAGCTCGCTCATTACGATTTATATGTGGGTGGTGATCATTTATTCGCTTCTAGGCTTCGTGCAGCCTAACCCTAATAACCCCATCATGCAAATCCTCGCTCGCTTGTGTGAGCCGGTGTTTTATTTTTTACGCTCTAGATTCAAGCTGGTGTTTAACGGGTTGGATTTCGCTCCTTTAGTGGTGGTCATCGTTTTGAAATTCTTGGATCTCACGCTCATTCAGTGGCTTTTCATGCTCGCTAAAAACCTTTAA
- a CDS encoding lytic transglycosylase domain-containing protein, giving the protein MRFFTLFFIGMLGVGFSQTEFNLKDLEKKPAGIVRDYYLWRYISDKKTTLENAKKAYELTQNKNNALQKAMQEKGSDNAEKNPDVKLPEDIYCKQITLESMLETTDTFQASCIAIALKSKIKDFDKIPIQTIKPLQEKIKEAYPILYEELEILQSKHVSASLFKANVQVFSALFNHLSYEKKLQIFEERIPIKELNRLLDEDYPAFNRLIYQVILDPKLDHFKDALAKSNATQSNAQTFFILGINEILRKKPSKALKYFERSEAVVKDDDFSKDRAIFWQYLASKKKKTLESLSQSPALNLYSLYASRKLKTTPSYRIISRIQNLSQEDPPFDTHDPFLWQIFKEKTLSLKDEGAFNAMLKSLYYEKSAPELTYLLSQRNKDKIYYYLSPYEGIIEWQNVDEKAMAYAIARQESFLLPALISRSFALGLMQIMPFNVGPFAKSLGMDNIDLNDMFNPNIALKFGNYYLNHLKKEFNHPLFVAYAYNAGPGFLRRWLESSKRFKEKNHFEPWLSMELMPYSETRMYGFRVMLNYLIYQEIFGNFIPIDGFLEQTLNSKDKP; this is encoded by the coding sequence ATGCGTTTTTTTACCTTGTTTTTTATCGGTATGCTTGGCGTTGGTTTTTCTCAAACCGAGTTCAATTTAAAAGATTTAGAAAAAAAGCCCGCCGGGATCGTTAGGGATTATTATTTGTGGCGTTATATTAGCGATAAAAAAACCACTTTAGAAAACGCTAAAAAAGCCTATGAATTGACCCAAAACAAAAACAACGCCCTACAAAAAGCCATGCAAGAAAAAGGCTCAGACAATGCAGAAAAAAACCCTGATGTTAAATTGCCTGAAGATATTTATTGCAAACAAATTACCCTAGAAAGCATGTTAGAAACAACAGACACTTTCCAAGCGAGTTGTATCGCTATCGCTTTAAAATCAAAAATCAAAGATTTTGATAAAATCCCCATCCAAACCATCAAGCCCTTACAAGAAAAAATCAAAGAGGCTTACCCCATTCTTTATGAAGAATTAGAAATTTTGCAAAGTAAGCATGTGAGCGCTTCTTTATTTAAGGCTAATGTGCAAGTGTTTAGCGCGCTTTTCAATCATTTGAGTTATGAAAAAAAGCTCCAAATTTTTGAAGAGCGTATCCCCATTAAAGAATTAAACCGCCTTTTAGATGAAGATTACCCGGCGTTTAACCGCTTGATCTATCAAGTCATCTTAGATCCTAAATTGGATCATTTTAAAGACGCTCTGGCTAAAAGTAACGCCACCCAAAGCAACGCGCAAACCTTTTTTATTCTAGGGATTAACGAAATCTTGCGCAAAAAACCCTCTAAAGCGCTCAAGTATTTTGAACGCTCAGAAGCGGTTGTCAAGGACGATGATTTTTCAAAAGACAGGGCGATTTTTTGGCAATATTTAGCCTCTAAAAAGAAAAAAACCCTAGAGAGCCTCTCACAAAGCCCAGCCCTAAACCTCTATAGCCTTTATGCGAGCCGAAAACTCAAAACCACGCCCAGTTATCGCATCATTTCACGCATCCAGAATTTAAGCCAAGAGGACCCTCCTTTTGACACGCATGACCCTTTTTTATGGCAAATTTTTAAGGAAAAAACCTTGAGTTTGAAAGATGAGGGCGCGTTTAATGCGATGCTAAAAAGCTTGTATTATGAAAAAAGCGCTCCTGAATTGACCTACCTTTTAAGCCAACGCAATAAAGACAAGATTTATTATTATTTATCCCCTTATGAGGGCATTATTGAATGGCAAAATGTTGATGAAAAGGCTATGGCGTATGCGATCGCTAGGCAAGAAAGTTTCTTGCTCCCGGCTTTAATCTCTCGCTCCTTTGCTCTAGGGCTTATGCAAATCATGCCCTTTAATGTAGGGCCTTTCGCTAAAAGCCTTGGCATGGATAACATTGATCTAAACGACATGTTTAACCCCAATATCGCCCTCAAATTTGGTAATTATTACTTGAACCATTTGAAAAAAGAATTCAACCACCCCCTTTTTGTCGCCTACGCCTATAATGCTGGGCCTGGGTTTTTAAGGAGGTGGTTAGAAAGCTCCAAACGATTCAAAGAAAAAAATCATTTTGAGCCATGGCTTAGCATGGAGCTTATGCCTTATAGCGAGACTCGCATGTATGGCTTTAGGGTCATGCTCAATTACTTGATTTATCAAGAAATTTTTGGGAATTTCATCCCTATTGATGGATTTTTAGAACAAACTCTTAACTCAAAGGACAAACCATGA
- the galU gene encoding UTP--glucose-1-phosphate uridylyltransferase GalU codes for MIKKCLFPAAGYGTRFLPITKTIPKEMLPIVDKPLIQYAVEEAMEAGCEVMAIVTGRNKRSLEDYFDTSYEIEHQIQGTNKENALKSIRNIIEKCCFSYVRQKQMKGLGHAILTGEALIGNEPFAVILADDLCISHDHPSVLKQMTSLYQKYQCPIVAIEEVALEEVSKYGVIRGELLEEGVYEIKDMVEKPSQEDAPSNLAVIGRYILTPDIFEILSETKPGKNNEIQITDALLTQAKKKRIIAYQFKGKRYDCGSVEGYIEASNAYYKKRL; via the coding sequence ATGATTAAAAAATGCCTTTTTCCTGCCGCGGGCTATGGCACGCGCTTTTTGCCGATCACTAAAACCATTCCTAAAGAAATGCTGCCCATTGTGGATAAGCCTTTAATCCAATACGCTGTAGAAGAAGCGATGGAAGCGGGCTGTGAAGTGATGGCGATCGTTACGGGGAGGAATAAACGAAGCTTAGAAGATTATTTTGACACGAGCTATGAAATAGAGCATCAAATCCAAGGCACTAACAAAGAAAACGCTCTAAAAAGCATTCGTAACATTATAGAAAAATGCTGTTTTTCCTATGTGCGCCAAAAGCAAATGAAAGGCCTAGGGCATGCGATTTTAACCGGAGAAGCTCTCATAGGCAATGAGCCTTTTGCGGTGATTTTAGCCGATGACTTATGCATAAGCCATGATCACCCAAGCGTGTTAAAACAAATGACTTCATTGTATCAAAAATACCAATGCCCCATTGTAGCCATTGAAGAAGTGGCACTAGAAGAAGTTTCAAAATACGGCGTGATCAGGGGCGAATTGTTAGAAGAGGGGGTGTATGAGATTAAAGACATGGTGGAAAAACCAAGCCAAGAAGACGCCCCAAGCAACCTAGCCGTGATAGGGCGCTACATTTTGACTCCGGATATTTTTGAAATTTTAAGCGAGACGAAACCGGGTAAAAACAATGAAATCCAAATCACGGATGCTTTACTCACTCAAGCCAAAAAAAAACGCATCATCGCTTACCAATTCAAAGGCAAACGATACGATTGCGGGAGCGTGGAAGGCTATATTGAAGCGAGTAACGCTTATTATAAAAAACGCTTATAA
- the murA gene encoding UDP-N-acetylglucosamine 1-carboxyvinyltransferase, translating to MDFLEIVGQVPLKGGVEISGAKNSALPILAATLLSRQEVKINSLPQVVDIKAMALLLQNLGTSLEWLDPNTLQICAKSLHHTEATYDLVRKMRASILVLGPLLARFKECLVSLPGGCAIGARPVDLHLKAMQQLGAEIKIEQGYIHAKAPKGLKGNDILFDKISVTGTENALMAASLAKGITRIINAAKEPEIAQLCAFLQSGGVEIEGVGSSELKIRGVENDALNLKDIQIIPDRIEAGTYLCVGAITNSQLKINRIIPNHIQAITDKLIEIGFSLNIQENSIEIYPAKQRQAFEITTKEYPGFPTDMQAQFMALATQCLGTSVIEETLFENRFMHASELQRLGASISLKTNVATISGSTELTGSDVMATDLRASSALVLAALVAKGVSRVHRIYHLDRGYERLEDKINALGAKVLRLKEK from the coding sequence TTGGATTTTTTAGAGATTGTAGGACAAGTCCCTTTAAAAGGGGGGGTAGAAATTTCAGGGGCGAAAAATTCCGCACTCCCCATTTTAGCTGCCACGCTTTTAAGCCGCCAAGAAGTCAAAATCAATTCTTTGCCCCAAGTGGTGGATATAAAGGCGATGGCGTTATTGTTGCAAAATTTAGGCACAAGCTTAGAATGGCTTGATCCTAACACGCTCCAAATTTGCGCCAAATCCCTGCACCACACCGAAGCCACTTACGATTTGGTGCGTAAAATGCGTGCTTCTATTTTGGTTTTAGGCCCACTATTAGCGCGTTTTAAAGAATGCTTAGTGAGTTTGCCCGGTGGGTGCGCTATAGGAGCAAGGCCTGTGGATTTGCACCTAAAAGCGATGCAACAATTAGGGGCTGAAATCAAAATTGAGCAAGGCTATATCCATGCAAAAGCCCCTAAAGGCTTGAAAGGGAATGATATTTTATTTGATAAAATCAGCGTTACAGGCACAGAAAACGCCCTCATGGCAGCAAGTCTTGCTAAAGGGATCACGCGCATCATTAACGCCGCTAAAGAGCCAGAGATCGCTCAATTGTGCGCGTTTTTACAAAGCGGAGGCGTAGAAATTGAGGGCGTTGGCAGCAGCGAGTTAAAGATTAGGGGGGTAGAAAATGACGCTTTAAATTTAAAAGACATTCAAATCATACCCGATAGGATTGAAGCAGGCACTTATTTGTGCGTGGGGGCTATCACTAACAGCCAGCTTAAAATCAATCGTATCATCCCTAACCATATTCAAGCGATCACGGACAAGCTCATAGAAATTGGTTTTTCGCTAAACATTCAAGAAAATTCTATAGAAATTTATCCGGCCAAACAACGACAAGCCTTTGAAATCACCACGAAAGAATACCCGGGCTTTCCCACAGACATGCAAGCGCAATTCATGGCGTTAGCCACGCAGTGTTTGGGGACGAGCGTGATTGAAGAAACGCTTTTTGAAAACCGCTTCATGCATGCAAGCGAATTGCAACGCTTGGGGGCTAGTATTAGCCTGAAAACGAATGTGGCTACCATTAGCGGATCCACAGAGCTTACCGGAAGCGATGTGATGGCGACCGATTTAAGGGCTTCTTCGGCTCTCGTTTTAGCCGCTTTAGTGGCTAAGGGCGTGAGTAGGGTGCATAGGATTTACCACTTGGATAGGGGTTATGAGAGATTAGAGGATAAAATCAACGCTTTAGGGGCAAAAGTATTGCGCTTAAAAGAAAAATAA
- the aspA gene encoding aspartate ammonia-lyase: MRIEHDFIGQMEISDEVYYGIQTLRASENFFITNDKLCSYPVFIKSFAQVKKAAALANAQLGLIDEKLKIAICHACDLLIDGKYHDQFIVDMIQGGAGTSTNMNMNEVIANLALEYMGHQKGEYQFCHPNDHVNRSQSTNDAYPSALKIAIYERLSNLVAPMKALRDAFAQKAKEFSHVIKMGRTQLQDAVPMTLGQEFETYALMVDRDIEQVLDARNWVRELNLGGTAIGTGINSHPDYRSLIEKKIQEVTGRPFVMANNLIEATQSTGAYVQVSGVLKRIAVKLSKVCNDLRLLSSGPRAGLNEINLPKMQPGSSIMPGKVNPVIPEVVNQVCFAVIGNDLSVALAAEGGQLQLNVFEPVIAYKLFHSFVILGRAIETLTTKCVEGITANEKICHDYVFNSIGIVTALNPHIGYEKSAMIAKEALKSDRSIYDIALEKKILTKEQLDDIFKPENMLSPHAFKKHKD; encoded by the coding sequence ATGCGTATTGAGCATGATTTCATTGGGCAAATGGAAATTAGCGATGAAGTTTATTACGGGATCCAGACTTTAAGAGCGAGTGAAAATTTTTTCATCACCAACGACAAGCTTTGCAGTTATCCTGTTTTTATCAAATCTTTCGCTCAAGTCAAAAAAGCGGCCGCTTTAGCGAACGCGCAATTAGGGCTGATTGATGAAAAGCTTAAGATTGCGATTTGCCATGCGTGCGATTTGCTCATTGATGGCAAATACCATGATCAATTCATTGTGGATATGATTCAAGGGGGGGCTGGCACAAGCACGAACATGAATATGAATGAAGTGATTGCTAATTTGGCTTTAGAATACATGGGGCATCAAAAGGGCGAGTATCAATTTTGCCACCCAAACGACCATGTCAACCGCTCTCAATCCACTAATGACGCTTATCCTAGCGCGTTAAAAATCGCTATTTATGAGCGTTTGAGTAATTTAGTCGCTCCCATGAAGGCTTTAAGGGACGCTTTCGCTCAAAAAGCTAAGGAATTTTCCCATGTGATTAAAATGGGGCGCACCCAGCTTCAAGACGCTGTGCCTATGACTTTAGGGCAAGAGTTTGAAACTTATGCGTTGATGGTTGATAGGGATATTGAGCAGGTTTTAGACGCTAGGAATTGGGTAAGAGAGCTTAATTTAGGCGGCACGGCCATTGGCACAGGGATCAATTCGCACCCGGATTATCGCAGTTTGATTGAAAAGAAAATCCAAGAAGTAACGGGCCGCCCCTTTGTCATGGCTAATAATTTGATAGAAGCCACTCAAAGCACGGGAGCGTATGTGCAAGTGAGTGGGGTGTTAAAGCGTATTGCGGTCAAACTTTCTAAAGTTTGTAACGATTTGAGGTTGCTCAGTTCAGGCCCTAGAGCCGGGTTGAATGAAATCAATTTACCTAAAATGCAGCCGGGCAGCTCTATTATGCCCGGTAAAGTCAATCCGGTGATCCCTGAAGTGGTCAATCAAGTGTGCTTTGCGGTGATTGGGAACGATTTGAGCGTAGCGTTAGCCGCAGAAGGAGGGCAATTGCAACTCAATGTGTTTGAGCCGGTTATCGCTTACAAGCTTTTCCATTCCTTTGTGATTTTAGGGCGCGCGATTGAAACTTTGACGACTAAATGCGTGGAAGGCATCACGGCTAATGAAAAGATTTGCCACGATTATGTCTTTAACAGCATTGGCATCGTTACCGCGCTAAACCCTCATATCGGCTATGAAAAATCCGCTATGATCGCCAAAGAAGCTTTAAAAAGCGATCGCTCTATCTATGACATCGCTTTAGAAAAGAAAATCTTAACTAAAGAGCAACTGGACGATATTTTCAAGCCAGAAAACATGCTAAGCCCTCACGCTTTCAAAAAGCATAAAGACTGA
- a CDS encoding uracil-DNA glycosylase family protein, with the protein MERLLGETYTDISLIKPQNKPLNKQVHEGIENCNLCKRHQHSKPVIGLFNPTSKLAFITLTPMLDSQLHFLNNLKAAMLESIIQKVFNYPLKDCSILSLLKCDSNSLNLEEEINACLPHLTWQLDNSASKVIVVFGEVLPKRLLNLSKEESFGRIVSLKTKHFLSTYALEDMLKNPTLKKEALAHFKIALQFLNQS; encoded by the coding sequence ATGGAGCGTCTTTTGGGCGAAACTTATACGGATATTAGCCTTATAAAGCCCCAAAATAAGCCCCTTAACAAACAAGTTCATGAGGGTATAGAAAATTGTAATTTGTGCAAACGCCACCAACATTCAAAACCGGTGATCGGGCTTTTTAACCCCACTTCCAAGCTCGCTTTCATCACGCTCACCCCCATGTTGGATAGCCAATTACATTTCTTAAACAATTTAAAAGCGGCCATGTTAGAGAGCATTATCCAAAAGGTTTTTAACTACCCCTTAAAAGATTGCAGTATTTTATCGCTTCTTAAATGCGACTCTAACAGCCTCAATTTAGAAGAAGAAATCAACGCATGCCTGCCTCATTTAACATGGCAATTAGACAACAGCGCTTCAAAAGTCATTGTGGTATTTGGCGAGGTTTTGCCCAAACGCCTTTTAAACCTTTCTAAAGAAGAATCCTTTGGGCGCATCGTGTCTTTAAAAACCAAACATTTTTTAAGCACCTACGCTTTAGAAGACATGCTCAAAAACCCCACGCTCAAAAAAGAAGCGTTAGCGCATTTTAAAATAGCACTCCAATTTCTCAATCAGTCTTAA